From Orcinus orca chromosome 3, mOrcOrc1.1, whole genome shotgun sequence, a single genomic window includes:
- the FAM32A gene encoding protein FAM32A, with product MEAYEQVQKAPLKLKGVAELGVTKRKKKKKDKDKAKLLEAMGTSKKNEEEKRRGLDKRTPAQAAFEKMQEKRQMERILKKASKTHKQRVEDFNRHLDTLTEHYDIPKVSWTK from the exons ATGGAGGCCTACGAGCAGGTCCAGAAGGCGCCCCTGAAGCTGAAAGGCGTGGCAGAGCTCGGAGTGACTAAGCG gaagaagaaaaagaaggacaaagacAAGGCGAAACTGCTGGAAGCGATGGGAACAAGCAAAAAGAACGAGGAGGAGAAGCGGCGCGGCCTGGACAAGCGGACACCGGCCCAGGCGGCCTTCGAGAAGATGCAGGAGAAGCGG cAAATGGAAAGGATCCTGAAGAAAGCATCCAAAACCCACAAGCAGAGAGTAGAG GACTTCAACAGACACCTGGACACACTCACAGAGCACTATGACATTCCCAAAGTCAGCTGGACAAAGTAG